From the genome of Sediminibacter sp. Hel_I_10:
TCTATACACAGGCTCTTTAGCAAAATACTGTAGCGTATCATGCATCCACCCCATCATCCATTTCATGCCAAATCCCAAACCTCCTAAAAAGGTTGGTTTTGACACCATTGGGAAGGCTGTAGATTCTTCTGCAATAGTTTGTACATCTGGATAGGCACCATAAACGGCTTCATTCATCTCTCGAAGAAAAGCCATGGCCTCAAGATTTTCTCTGCCTCCAAAGATATTGGGTTCCCACTCGCCTTCTTTTCTAGAATAATCTAAAAATAACATTGATGCCACAGCATCTACGCGAAGTCCATCAGCATGGTATTGATCTAACCAAAATATCGCATTACTAATTAGAAATGACTTGACCTCATTTCTTCCGTAGTTAAAAATCAAACTTTTCCAGTCTTGATGATAACCTTTTCTTTTATCTGGATGCTCATAAAGCGCAGATCCATCAAAAAAGCCTAGACCGTGAGGATCCTCAGGAAAATGTGAGGGAACCCAATCTAGGATAATCCCGATGTCATTTTGATGTAGCTTATCGACCAGCAACTTAAATTCGTCTGGATAGCCAAATCTTGATGTTGGAGCAAAATATCCTGTAATTTGATAGCCCCAACTCGGGTCATAAGGAAATTCCATAATAGGCATTAATTCTACGTGTGTAAAATTCATTTCCTTAACATAGGAGACCAAATCATCTGCGAGCTCTGTGTAGCTCAAAAACCGATTTCCCTCTAATTTGCGCTGCCAAGAACCCAAATGCACTTCGTAAACAGAATACGGCGCATCTATGGCATTATTCTTTTTACGTTTTTTCATCCATTTAGCATCCTTCCAACGATAATCGTCCTCCCAAATAATAGAGGCTGTTTTTGGGTTATGTTCACTTCGCCTTGCGTAAGGATCGGCTTTTTCGGTTTTAATATCGTTATTATTGCTTTGTATCTTGTATTTATAGGCTTGTCCTTTTTGAGCACCAGGTATAAATCCTTCCCAGATGCCACTGGAATCCCAACGTACATTTAAACGATGCTCCCCTTCCACCCAAAAATTAAAATCTCCAATGACAGATACCATTTTAGCTGTTGGTGCCCAAACGGCAAAATAAACGCCTTTAACACCATCTATGGTGGTGATATGTGAACCAAATTTCTCGTATAAGCGATAATGCTTACCAGATTTAAAAAGATTGATATCAAAATCGGTGAAAAGACTATAAGTAGTGACTTCTGCCATAAATCAGTTATTAATAATATTTGAAATGCCCTTTAAAGGAATTACAGCCCATCTCGGTCTAGAATTAAGCTCATAGCCTAGTTCATAAACGGCTTTTTCGAGCATGGCATATTTCAGTAAAAAAATGCGTTCTTGTTCATATCCAATGTTAAGATTGGCTTCTTGTATTTTAATGGTATAAACTCCTAAAAAGACACCTTTTAGGTATTGATACAGAATTTCCCCAGCTTCAAATAATTCTTCTTGAGTATGTTTATAAGATTCTGTATTATTAAAGATGGTAGCATAAATGGCATAATGAAACGATCTAAACATTCCAGCAACATCCTTTAATGGAGGTTGTTTCACTTTACGATCCCGAATAGTACTTTCTGGTTCTCCTTCAAAATCCAAAATGTAAAAATCATCACCTTTAACCAAAACTTGCCCCAAGTGATAATCACCATGAACACGAATGCGTTCACCTTTTAATTTTGTCCAATCAAAATCTACAAATCGCTTCCTAATGGTATTCTTCTTTTCAAGAAACTCATTCGCCAATTCTAGAGCTAAGCCATCTAATTTATGAAGACTATTTTCTATGGTATTTAACCGGTTTTGAAACTGGTAGAGCAATCTGTTCTTTAACCAAACGGTATAATCCCCATTAAAATGAGTGGGTGTAAACGCTGTATCTTCAAACTCACTCCCTAATGCAATGTGCATTTCTGCCGTACGAAGCGCCAACTTTTGAATTTTTGTAAACACATTTAAGCCGACCCAATCAATAATTTGTGGAGGTACATTAATAATATCTAATTTTCCAAAATCTTCTGTTTTGGGAAGACTGGAAATATCGATGTCTTTATATTCTAGATTACAAAACACTTTGTGAAACTCAGTTAACATGTATTCCCAAGCGTCACCGTCATTCTCGACCATTTCCTGCATTAGGCCAATGGTGATGTTTACATTTTCTAAATCCTTAATTTGAATGCTCCCAAGGTAGGCAGGGGTATTTTTAAAATCTTTTTTATCTGATAAAAACCGACTCATCTCATAATCTGGATTTCTATCGGCATAAATACGTCTGAAGAATTTGAGCACATATTTTTCGTTATAGACAATAGAGGTATTGCTCTGCTCCATCCCCATATATCTTGACGATTCATACTGGCAATCTTTAAAAACATCGCTCTTATGATATCTTACGCGCGTCTTATCTTTTGGGACTGCGGTAAGAATACGTTCAAAAACCACACGTCTAAAAGCTTCTAGGTTAATGGCATCAATAATATAACCCTCTTGATCTTGAATACTGATTGGTAAAATCCTATCGTCCTGTGCAAAGTTTTCATCTGAAACAAAAGCAATAGGTAAAAAGTAATGTTGATAAAAGGCTTCTGTAAAATTGACCTCCAGTATCAAACCATAATACATTTCATCATGCTGTTGGATCCTGAAATATTCAGACAATTCAATGTATTTTAGCTTACTGGCTTTGCCTCCATACCAACGTTGCTTAATGATATAATTTTCTAAAATATCGGAAAGAAACACCTTAATAAACTCCTTATTTTCTAGAAGGTCTTCCCACCTATCGCTAAAATTATAAGGTGGCTGTAAAGCGGTATTTATTTTTTCCTTCTTTGTCATCTTATTTCGTAATCTTAAATATATGAAATGGCAAAGTTGGGTGTAATTCTATGTAATTCCATTCATTGTACCAGTTATAGCTGCTTCCTGTTATCAAGTCAAACACTTGTACTTTATGACCTGCGTGAAAGTCTAATTCTTGCAATGGCAATTGCACATGTCCTTGCTGCGCATAGTATTGGTCTAAACTTATGATAATTAACAGCTCATTGGTTTTGTCTTCATTCCATTTGTAAAAAGCAAGTAATTGGTCATTATTGATGTTACAAAATCGAATGTTATTGGTTTGCTGTAATGCTTCATTCTCATGCCTGATAGCATTAATCTTTGAAATCAACAAGGTGAGTTTATTTTCCTTAAACCAATCGTAATTACAGATTTGGAATTTTTCAGACATGTAATATTCCTCTTTTCCAGGAATGGCCTGATCAATCTGTTGCTCAAACACTGGCCCATAAATACCAATACTAGAGCTCATGGTTGCTGCCAAGGCATAACGCTGCAGGTATTTAGATTCTGAAGCACCTTGTAGATGATAAGGATTGATATCCGGAGTATTAGGCCAAAAATTAGGTTGCATGTATTCTTTTTGGTCTGTTTGGGTCAACTCGGTAAGGTATTCTATAAATTCTTGTTTGCCAGTTCTCCAAGTAAAATAAGTGTAAGACTGTGTATAGCCTTCTTTGGCCAAACGTTGCATCACTTTAGGACGCGTAAATGCTTCTGCCAAAAAGAGGACATTAGGATGTTTTTTCTTTACTTCGGAAATGAGCCAGTTCCAGAAATAATAAGGCTTGGTGTGCGGATTATCTACCCTAAAAACCTCAACACCGCACTTGATCCAATACAACATGGTATCTAAACATTCCTTCCAAAGATTTTTATAATCATCTGTTTCCCAATAAATAGGTAGAATGTCTTGGTATTTTTTTGGAGGATTTTCTGCGTATTGAACCGTTCCATCAGGTCTCCATTTAAACCAATCTGGATGAGATTTTACCCAAGGATGATCTGGTGCTGCCTGCAACGCATAGTCCATGGCGATTTCTATACCATGTTCTTTTGCCTTTTTGATTAAGCTTTTAAAATCTGAAACCGATCCCAGTTCTGGATGTAAGTCCTTATGACCACCATCCTTAGAACCAATACCCCAAGCAGAACCAACATCGCCTTCTTTAGCTTCGGTAGTATTATTTTTACCTTTTCGATTGACTTCTCCAATAGGATGAACCGGCGGGAAATAAAGGGTATCAAACCCCATTTGAGCAATTCTTGGCAACAAGCGCTCACAATCTTTAAAGGTGCCATGTTTATCTTTTTCTTCGGAAGCAGAACGAGGAAAAAACTCATACCAAGTACTGAAACGGGCTTTTTTTCGATCTACATAAACCTGTAATTCTTTAGACTCATTTGCCAAATGTTTGGCCGGATAGTTTAGAAAAAAATTATTGAGTCTTTCGCTTTTAACTTCATTAATCGCTTCCTCATATCTATCGGCATCTGAAAACGCCTCAATACAATTTTTTAAATACGCTTTTGCGTCTTTCGAAATTT
Proteins encoded in this window:
- the glgB gene encoding 1,4-alpha-glucan branching protein GlgB; the encoded protein is MAEVTTYSLFTDFDINLFKSGKHYRLYEKFGSHITTIDGVKGVYFAVWAPTAKMVSVIGDFNFWVEGEHRLNVRWDSSGIWEGFIPGAQKGQAYKYKIQSNNNDIKTEKADPYARRSEHNPKTASIIWEDDYRWKDAKWMKKRKKNNAIDAPYSVYEVHLGSWQRKLEGNRFLSYTELADDLVSYVKEMNFTHVELMPIMEFPYDPSWGYQITGYFAPTSRFGYPDEFKLLVDKLHQNDIGIILDWVPSHFPEDPHGLGFFDGSALYEHPDKRKGYHQDWKSLIFNYGRNEVKSFLISNAIFWLDQYHADGLRVDAVASMLFLDYSRKEGEWEPNIFGGRENLEAMAFLREMNEAVYGAYPDVQTIAEESTAFPMVSKPTFLGGLGFGMKWMMGWMHDTLQYFAKEPVYRPFHQNDLTFSMTYAFTENFMLPLSHDEVVYGKKSILGRMPGDEWQRFANLRLLYSYMFTHPGTNLLFQGCEFGQSGEWNFQQSLDWHLLQYDPHKGVQELLKDLNTLYKGQPALYEKQFSAEGFEWIDYSDHKNSVFAYIRKGNNVKDDVIVVCNMTPIPRENYRIGLPKKGKLKEIFNSDLKKYYGSGAYVNKTISSDKEAWHFRDDSVEINIPPLGMVAFKYTK
- a CDS encoding trehalose synthase yields the protein MTKKEKINTALQPPYNFSDRWEDLLENKEFIKVFLSDILENYIIKQRWYGGKASKLKYIELSEYFRIQQHDEMYYGLILEVNFTEAFYQHYFLPIAFVSDENFAQDDRILPISIQDQEGYIIDAINLEAFRRVVFERILTAVPKDKTRVRYHKSDVFKDCQYESSRYMGMEQSNTSIVYNEKYVLKFFRRIYADRNPDYEMSRFLSDKKDFKNTPAYLGSIQIKDLENVNITIGLMQEMVENDGDAWEYMLTEFHKVFCNLEYKDIDISSLPKTEDFGKLDIINVPPQIIDWVGLNVFTKIQKLALRTAEMHIALGSEFEDTAFTPTHFNGDYTVWLKNRLLYQFQNRLNTIENSLHKLDGLALELANEFLEKKNTIRKRFVDFDWTKLKGERIRVHGDYHLGQVLVKGDDFYILDFEGEPESTIRDRKVKQPPLKDVAGMFRSFHYAIYATIFNNTESYKHTQEELFEAGEILYQYLKGVFLGVYTIKIQEANLNIGYEQERIFLLKYAMLEKAVYELGYELNSRPRWAVIPLKGISNIINN
- a CDS encoding alpha-1,4-glucan--maltose-1-phosphate maltosyltransferase; translated protein: MQNQKRVVIDAVFPQINCGEHYIKRVVNEIVQIRANVFGDGHDIIAASVLYKHEKSKTWSETRLQHIVNDEWKSAFTVEKQGFYTYKVQAWVDYALNWQHGTIRKIDDNQNVKSELLEGVTYIEPLLNKISKDAKAYLKNCIEAFSDADRYEEAINEVKSERLNNFFLNYPAKHLANESKELQVYVDRKKARFSTWYEFFPRSASEEKDKHGTFKDCERLLPRIAQMGFDTLYFPPVHPIGEVNRKGKNNTTEAKEGDVGSAWGIGSKDGGHKDLHPELGSVSDFKSLIKKAKEHGIEIAMDYALQAAPDHPWVKSHPDWFKWRPDGTVQYAENPPKKYQDILPIYWETDDYKNLWKECLDTMLYWIKCGVEVFRVDNPHTKPYYFWNWLISEVKKKHPNVLFLAEAFTRPKVMQRLAKEGYTQSYTYFTWRTGKQEFIEYLTELTQTDQKEYMQPNFWPNTPDINPYHLQGASESKYLQRYALAATMSSSIGIYGPVFEQQIDQAIPGKEEYYMSEKFQICNYDWFKENKLTLLISKINAIRHENEALQQTNNIRFCNINNDQLLAFYKWNEDKTNELLIIISLDQYYAQQGHVQLPLQELDFHAGHKVQVFDLITGSSYNWYNEWNYIELHPTLPFHIFKITK